The following are from one region of the Theropithecus gelada isolate Dixy chromosome 6, Tgel_1.0, whole genome shotgun sequence genome:
- the HTR1A gene encoding 5-hydroxytryptamine receptor 1A — protein sequence MDVLSPGQGNNTTSPPGPFETGGNTTGISDVTFSYQVITSLLLGTLIFCAVLGNACVVAAIALERSLQNVANYLIGSLAVTDLMVSVLVLPMAALYQVLNKWTLGQVTCDLFIALDVLCCTSSILHLCAIALDRYWAITDPIDYVNKRTPRRAAALISLTWLIGFLISIPPMLGWRTPEDRSDPDACTISKDHGYTIYSTFGAFYIPLLLMLVLYGRIFRAARFRIRKTVKKVEKTEADTRHGASPTPQPKKSVNGESGGRNWRLGVESKAGGALCANGAVRQGDDGAALEVIEVHRVGNSKEHLPLPSEAGSTPCASASFERKNERNADAKRKMALARERKTVKTLGIIMGTFILCWLPFFIVALVLPFCESSCHMPTLLGAIINWLGYSNSLLNPVIYAYFNKDFQNAFKKIIKCKFCRQ from the coding sequence ATGGATGTGCTCAGCCCTGGTCAGGGCAACAACACCACATCACCACCGGGTCCCTTTGAGACCGGAGGCAACACTACTGGTATCTCCGACGTGACCTTCAGCTACCAAGTGATCACCTCTCTGCTGCTGGGCACGCTCATCTTCTGCGCGGTGCTGGGCAATGCGTGCGTGGTGGCTGCCATCGCCTTGGAGCGCTCCCTGCAGAACGTGGCCAATTATCTTATTGGCTCTTTGGCGGTCACCGACCTCATGGTGTCGGTGTTAGTGCTGCCCATGGCCGCACTGTATCAGGTGCTCAACAAGTGGACACTGGGCCAGGTCACCTGCGACCTGTTCATCGCCCTGGACGTGCTGTGCTGCACCTCATCCATCCTGCACCTGTGCGCCATCGCGCTGGACAGGTACTGGGCCATCACGGACCCCATCGACTACGTGAACAAGAGGACGCCCCGGCGTGCCGCTGCGCTCATCTCGCTCACTTGGCTTATTGGCTTCCTCATCTCTATCCCGCCCATGCTGGGCTGGCGCACCCCGGAAGACCGCTCGGACCCCGACGCATGCACCATTAGCAAGGACCACGGCTACACTATTTACTCCACTTTCGGAGCTTTCTACATCCCGCTGCTGCTCATGCTGGTTCTCTATGGGCGCATATTCCGAGCTGCGCGCTTCCGCATCCGCAAGACGGTCAAAAAGGTGGAGAAGACCGAAGCCGACACCCGTCATGGAGCATCTCCCACCCCGCAGCCCAAGAAGAGCGTGAATGGAGAGTCGGGGGGCAGGAACTGGAGGCTGGGCGTGGAGAGCAAGGCAGGGGGTGCTCTGTGCGCCAATGGCGCGGTGAGGCAAGGCGACGATGGCGCCGCCCTAGAGGTAATCGAGGTGCACCGAGTGGGCAACTCCAAAGAGCATTTGCCTCTGCCCAGCGAGGCTGGTTCTACCCCTTGTGCCTCCGCCTCTTTCGAGAGGAAAAATGAGCGCAACGCCGATGCCAAGCGCAAGATGGCCCTGGCCCGAGAGAGGAAGACAGTGAAGACGCTGGGCATCATCATGGGCACTTTCATCCTCTGCTGGCTGCCCTTCTTCATCGTGGCTCTTGTTCTGCCCTTCTGCGAGAGCAGCTGCCACATGCCAACGCTGTTGGGCGCCATAATCAATTGGCTGGGTTACTCCAACTCTCTGCTTAATCCGGTCATTTACGCATACTTCAACAAGGACTTTCAAAACGCGTTTAAGAAGATCATTAAGTGTAAGTTCTGCCGCCAGTGA